Proteins from a single region of Pseudomonas fulva:
- a CDS encoding response regulator: MRQHILLVDDEADALEELGELLEGEGFQCHCATNVASAMACLATWPDIALLITDLRMPDESGLRLIQNLRATPRYATLPIIVMSGHADMNDVIGLLPLQVVDFLPKPIYQERLIEVLNQRFPVPQVANS; encoded by the coding sequence ATGCGCCAACATATCCTGCTGGTAGACGACGAAGCCGACGCCCTCGAAGAACTCGGCGAGTTGCTCGAGGGTGAAGGCTTTCAGTGCCACTGCGCCACCAACGTCGCGTCCGCCATGGCCTGCCTGGCCACCTGGCCGGATATCGCGCTGCTGATCACCGACCTGCGCATGCCGGACGAAAGCGGCCTGCGCCTGATCCAGAACCTGCGCGCCACGCCCCGTTACGCCACGTTGCCAATCATCGTCATGTCGGGGCATGCCGACATGAACGACGTGATCGGCCTGCTGCCCCTGCAGGTCGTGGACTTCCTGCCCAAGCCCATCTACCAGGAACGTCTGATCGAGGTGCTCAATCAGCGCTTTCCGGTACCCCAGGTTGCCAACTCCTAG
- a CDS encoding patatin-like phospholipase family protein, with the protein MRRLLVLLLLLFPLLGVAQEAQPKVGLVLSGGAARGLAHIGVLKALEEQGVRIDAIAGTSMGAVIGGLYASGYSIAELEEVALTMDWRQVLSDDPPRTDVPFRRKQDDRDFLIKQRLSFRDDGSLGLPLGVIQGQNLALLLERLLVRSSDVRDFDRLPIPFRAVATDIANDQKVVFRSGHLPQVIRASMSIPAVFAPVELDGRLLVDGGMVDNIPVDVARDMGVDRVIVVDIGTPLKPRKELLTVVDVLNQSITMMTRRNSEEQLATLRDGDVLVQPDMARFAVTDFGRGEEMIEAGYQAAKVLQPRFADLVRRGGGNPALTLARSAQQRAPVIHAIQVDNDSKVGDEVIRNYIRQPIGEPLDMAKLQRDMGTLYGLDYFERVQYRVVNRDERNTLVIDAREKRTGTDYLRLGLNLSDDFNGDSVFNLGASFRKNGINRLGAEWLTRVQLGDRQELFSEFYQPLDVGSRWFVAPNLHAEAWNLESVLNNDPIAEYRVQRYGYGVDLGRQIANNGELRFGIGQAWGDAEVRIGERDQPEFSFTEGYYELQYAFDTLDNVDFPHEGEEISLNLRQYDASLGADDRYRQWQIKLDKAFSQGPHSLVIGGRYGRTLDDAEIVTSSFQLGGAQQLSGFRQDALAGQNVSLGRMVYYRRMTPRSFLPLDFPLYLGASLERGRVWNNDNAFDSGYINAASVFLGYETPLGPLNFSYGLNDENEKALYLNLGHSF; encoded by the coding sequence CCAAGAGGCCCAGCCCAAGGTCGGCCTGGTGCTGTCCGGCGGCGCTGCGCGGGGCCTGGCCCATATCGGCGTGCTCAAGGCGCTGGAGGAGCAGGGCGTGCGTATCGACGCCATTGCCGGCACCAGCATGGGCGCGGTGATCGGTGGCCTGTATGCCTCGGGCTACAGCATCGCCGAGCTCGAGGAGGTGGCGCTGACCATGGATTGGCGGCAGGTGCTCTCCGACGATCCGCCGCGCACCGACGTGCCGTTCCGGCGCAAGCAGGATGACCGCGATTTCCTGATCAAGCAGCGCCTGAGCTTTCGTGACGACGGCAGCCTTGGCCTGCCGCTGGGGGTGATCCAGGGTCAGAACCTGGCGCTGCTGCTCGAGCGCCTGCTGGTACGCAGCAGCGACGTGCGTGATTTCGACCGCCTGCCGATTCCCTTCCGCGCCGTGGCCACCGATATCGCCAACGATCAGAAAGTGGTGTTCCGCAGCGGCCACCTGCCCCAGGTGATCCGCGCCAGCATGTCGATCCCGGCGGTGTTCGCGCCGGTCGAGCTGGACGGTCGCCTGCTGGTCGATGGCGGCATGGTCGACAACATTCCCGTCGACGTGGCACGCGACATGGGCGTCGACCGGGTCATCGTCGTCGACATCGGCACGCCGCTGAAACCGCGCAAGGAACTGCTCACCGTGGTCGACGTGCTCAACCAGTCGATCACCATGATGACCCGGCGCAATTCCGAGGAGCAGCTGGCCACCCTGCGCGACGGCGACGTGCTGGTGCAGCCGGACATGGCGCGCTTCGCCGTCACCGATTTCGGCCGCGGCGAGGAAATGATCGAGGCGGGCTACCAGGCCGCCAAGGTGCTGCAGCCGCGCTTCGCGGACCTGGTGCGGCGCGGCGGCGGTAACCCCGCGCTGACCCTGGCGCGCAGTGCCCAGCAGCGGGCGCCGGTGATCCACGCCATCCAGGTGGACAACGATTCCAAGGTCGGCGACGAGGTGATCCGCAACTACATCCGCCAGCCCATCGGCGAGCCGCTGGACATGGCCAAGCTGCAGCGCGACATGGGCACCCTGTACGGCCTCGATTACTTCGAGCGCGTGCAGTACCGGGTGGTCAACCGTGATGAGCGCAACACCCTGGTGATCGATGCCCGGGAAAAGCGCACCGGCACCGACTACCTGCGCCTGGGGCTCAACCTCTCCGACGATTTCAACGGCGACAGCGTCTTCAACCTGGGGGCGAGCTTTCGCAAGAACGGCATCAACCGGCTCGGTGCCGAGTGGCTCACCCGGGTGCAGCTGGGCGACCGCCAGGAGCTGTTCAGCGAGTTCTACCAGCCACTGGACGTCGGTTCGCGCTGGTTCGTGGCGCCCAATCTGCATGCCGAGGCCTGGAACCTGGAGTCTGTGCTGAACAACGACCCGATCGCCGAATACCGGGTGCAGCGCTACGGCTACGGGGTCGACCTCGGCCGGCAGATCGCCAACAACGGCGAGCTGCGTTTCGGTATCGGCCAGGCCTGGGGCGATGCCGAGGTGCGCATCGGTGAACGCGATCAGCCGGAATTCAGCTTTACCGAGGGCTATTACGAGCTGCAGTACGCCTTCGACACCCTGGACAACGTCGACTTTCCCCACGAGGGCGAGGAGATCAGCCTGAACCTGCGCCAGTACGACGCCAGCCTGGGTGCCGACGATCGCTACCGGCAATGGCAGATCAAGCTCGACAAGGCGTTCAGCCAGGGACCGCACAGCCTTGTGATCGGCGGCCGCTACGGGCGCACCCTGGACGACGCGGAAATCGTCACCTCCAGCTTCCAGCTGGGCGGCGCGCAGCAGCTGTCGGGCTTCCGCCAGGATGCCCTGGCCGGGCAGAACGTCAGCCTCGGGCGGATGGTGTACTACCGGCGCATGACGCCGCGCTCGTTCCTGCCGCTGGATTTCCCGCTCTACCTCGGCGCCTCCCTGGAACGCGGCCGGGTATGGAACAACGACAACGCCTTCGACAGCGGCTACATCAACGCGGCGAGCGTGTTCCTGGGTTACGAGACGCCGCTGGGACCACTGAATTTCAGCTATGGCCTCAATGACGAGAACGAAAAGGCGCTGTACCTGAACCTCGGCCATAGCTTCTGA
- the cpaB gene encoding Flp pilus assembly protein CpaB — translation MNSRLTLVLAGVLLVGAVITGYWGITLGRQPEQAAARPAAPAMAPTAAVGSQLQTQVDEQQRVNVVVLARAVPPLVAISREDLAVERLRIAPPGSFASPEELIGRTLWQPMPAGSVLNQAAFEMAGPLARMIRPHERAVAVAVDEVIGGGGHLSPGDYVDVLLYLRQGDGNAEQTAQVVIPALRLLSVGDTLGITNAGEAARLPADADEERRRRRNAPTTAVLAVPEALLTRFMLATQVGSLRLAVRSADEKRLADYYAGKEPVADVGEAQRQLFQFEQLALRGAAPAPQAQPEPARQVPAGIPVYRGNDATRQTP, via the coding sequence ATGAATAGCCGATTGACGCTGGTGCTGGCCGGCGTGCTGCTGGTGGGTGCCGTCATCACCGGGTATTGGGGCATCACCCTCGGTCGTCAGCCCGAGCAGGCGGCTGCCAGGCCAGCGGCGCCTGCCATGGCGCCGACGGCCGCCGTCGGCAGTCAGCTGCAGACCCAGGTGGATGAGCAGCAGCGCGTCAACGTGGTGGTGCTGGCCAGGGCGGTACCGCCCCTGGTGGCCATCAGCCGCGAGGATCTTGCCGTGGAGCGCCTGCGTATCGCGCCGCCAGGCAGCTTCGCCAGCCCCGAGGAGTTGATCGGCCGCACCCTGTGGCAACCCATGCCGGCCGGCAGCGTGCTGAATCAGGCCGCGTTCGAGATGGCCGGGCCCCTGGCACGGATGATTCGCCCCCATGAGCGGGCCGTGGCCGTGGCGGTCGACGAAGTGATCGGCGGTGGCGGCCACCTGAGCCCGGGCGACTACGTCGATGTGCTGCTCTACCTGCGCCAGGGCGACGGCAATGCCGAGCAGACCGCCCAGGTGGTGATTCCTGCCCTGCGCCTGCTGAGCGTGGGCGACACCCTGGGTATCACCAACGCAGGAGAAGCCGCCCGGTTGCCGGCCGATGCCGATGAGGAACGCCGGCGTCGGCGCAATGCACCGACCACCGCCGTGCTGGCCGTGCCCGAAGCCCTGCTCACCCGTTTCATGCTGGCTACCCAGGTCGGCAGCCTGCGCCTGGCGGTACGCAGTGCGGATGAAAAACGCCTGGCCGATTACTACGCTGGAAAGGAGCCCGTGGCCGATGTCGGCGAGGCACAGCGGCAACTGTTCCAGTTCGAGCAACTGGCCTTGCGTGGCGCGGCGCCCGCGCCTCAGGCGCAACCCGAACCGGCCCGGCAGGTGCCAGCCGGCATACCGGTGTACCGCGGCAATGACGCCACCCGGCAAACCCCCTGA
- a CDS encoding Flp family type IVb pilin, with the protein MFKLIILREKVRQFFASEEGASAIEYSIIAALIAVVIVTAASGVGDQINSVFGDISDALKGTQAPATPANP; encoded by the coding sequence ATGTTCAAACTCATCATCCTCCGCGAAAAAGTTCGCCAGTTCTTCGCCAGCGAAGAAGGTGCGTCGGCGATTGAATATTCGATTATCGCTGCGCTGATTGCAGTGGTTATCGTCACCGCTGCGAGCGGCGTCGGCGATCAGATCAACTCAGTATTTGGAGATATAAGTGACGCATTAAAGGGCACGCAGGCCCCAGCTACTCCTGCCAATCCTTGA
- a CDS encoding type II and III secretion system protein family protein, with translation MNDGPCISRLLTGLVTVVLALPGAASASCAGLEPVPAVFDVTQGMQRELRFPVAITRLAIGDPDVADVSLNGKDSFLLVGKRGGSTSLMVWTACDREPRQSQVLVQGAATAAMAEPMLRFDEEAVPSQVQTDIRFVEVRRSKLREVGMRIFGTGSNNFLIGAPGTGPTTVPVGGVGGVGSGAPFPLVRDGFNILWGGGSSKFLLGLDALENSGFAYTLAQPSLVALNGQSASFLAGGEFPIPVPSSGSDSLSIEYKEFGVRLTITPTVVGRNRISLKVAPEVSELDFTAGITIAGTQVPALNVRRTDTSVSLADGESFVISGLISTNSSSAVDKLPFLGDVPVLGAFFRSSRIEREERELLMVVTPHLVQPLAANVQLPDLPGEQLRHYDPGVFRQLFLENGDFHRADGLSR, from the coding sequence ATGAACGATGGTCCGTGCATTTCTCGTCTGCTGACCGGCCTGGTGACGGTCGTGCTCGCACTACCCGGTGCGGCGTCAGCCTCCTGTGCCGGCCTGGAGCCGGTACCCGCCGTATTCGACGTGACCCAGGGCATGCAGCGCGAGCTGCGTTTTCCGGTGGCCATCACCCGGCTGGCGATCGGCGACCCGGACGTGGCGGACGTCAGCCTCAACGGCAAGGACAGCTTCCTGCTGGTCGGCAAGCGCGGCGGTAGCACCAGCCTGATGGTGTGGACCGCCTGTGACCGCGAACCCCGGCAGAGCCAGGTACTGGTGCAGGGTGCCGCCACCGCTGCGATGGCCGAGCCGATGCTGCGTTTCGACGAGGAGGCCGTGCCGAGCCAGGTGCAGACCGATATCCGCTTCGTCGAAGTGCGGCGCAGCAAGTTGCGCGAGGTGGGCATGCGCATCTTCGGCACCGGCTCCAACAACTTTCTGATCGGCGCGCCCGGCACCGGGCCGACGACGGTACCGGTCGGCGGGGTCGGTGGCGTGGGCTCCGGCGCGCCGTTTCCGCTGGTCAGGGATGGCTTCAACATCCTCTGGGGCGGTGGCAGCAGCAAGTTCCTGCTCGGCCTCGACGCGCTGGAAAACAGCGGCTTCGCCTATACCCTGGCGCAGCCCAGCCTGGTGGCGCTCAATGGTCAGAGCGCTAGCTTCCTGGCCGGTGGCGAATTTCCGATTCCGGTGCCCAGCAGCGGCAGCGATTCGCTGTCCATCGAATACAAGGAGTTCGGCGTGCGCCTGACCATCACCCCCACCGTGGTAGGGCGCAATCGCATCAGCCTGAAGGTGGCCCCCGAGGTCAGCGAGCTGGATTTCACCGCCGGCATCACCATCGCCGGCACCCAGGTGCCGGCCCTCAACGTGCGGCGTACCGACACCAGCGTGTCCCTGGCCGATGGCGAAAGCTTCGTGATCAGCGGGCTGATCTCCACCAACAGTTCCTCGGCTGTGGATAAGTTGCCCTTTCTCGGCGACGTGCCGGTGCTCGGCGCGTTCTTTCGTTCTTCGCGCATCGAGCGCGAGGAGCGCGAGCTGTTGATGGTGGTCACCCCGCACCTGGTGCAGCCGCTGGCTGCCAACGTGCAACTGCCGGACCTGCCGGGCGAGCAGTTGCGCCATTACGACCCGGGCGTGTTCCGCCAGCTGTTTCTCGAGAACGGCGATTTTCATCGCGCTGACGGCCTGTCGCGCTAG
- a CDS encoding DEAD/DEAH box helicase: MQEHHARIARLLAFYRSAYLADSRDLNLDNLTALTAGRLAWLDGREELASGALPLLALAPSVGAELERQQRLYQRELQLVYGVLPVCGRLSNREGPATAFCAPLVYYEASLSSGSEGDAHLLAIDTHQPLVNWRLLRQLLVEGDNTTLDDLPLTDAPIDAHVLGDLLNWVKQRTQVADVLAASGFPALESQDALDKALRRRSLSLRAAALVALVPRGSGSRGIVHELQQLQATCDWSAPLRQLLGEPLPASPQGASTPHALPAQLSAAQSRALANAARYPLSQISGPPGTGKSYTLAALALDRYLHGESVLLVSRSEQAVRVIGQKLREDFGLRDAVLESGSGSLQQTLRDRLASLLQGESTSVEAPAEQQQEQALRELIDEERRLAEALGKRNRQALRWSRLILRADRGALGFWQRHLLLPWVRRRVRGSVRPWVLLDELRECQQRREQLSRDYLNTRRASRLQRLLAADRQLFVQYNQAIRARQSQRQLALFEDIDPQRLLAAFPIWVVTLEELHKLLPLRAGLFDVMVMDEATQCDIASALPAFQRCRRAVITGDARQLRHLSFLSRSREVQLLQRSGLPADERERWSYRDNSVLDLVGLHLPEQNALTFLDEHFRSRPALIRFSNQRFYDNRLRVMKERPGLTHCDSLQLQRLAGERARNGVNQVELEQVLQLIDAHIGRFADSPVKPSIGVVSPFRDQVEAIRQRIAGLDLQRLRDFRVLVDTPYGFQGEERDLMIISFALDASASQAAVYLNRPDMFNVAITRARERQVALFSGDERQLAEDHLLRRYLESFAEQTTSVADQADQDEFERALCNALQAQGVATWTRYPLAGLLLDLFCQRGDKCLAIDLIGFPGEGEGFLELERYRVLARAGLEIVPLSYALWSQEPEMALQALLKRL, encoded by the coding sequence ATGCAGGAACACCACGCACGGATCGCCCGGTTGCTGGCTTTCTACCGCAGCGCCTACCTGGCCGACAGCCGCGACCTGAACCTCGACAACCTGACTGCGCTGACCGCCGGGCGCCTGGCCTGGCTCGATGGCCGCGAAGAGCTGGCCAGCGGCGCCCTGCCGCTGCTGGCGCTGGCACCGAGCGTCGGCGCCGAGCTGGAGCGCCAGCAGCGCCTTTACCAACGTGAACTGCAGCTGGTCTACGGCGTGCTGCCGGTGTGCGGCCGTCTGAGCAATCGCGAAGGCCCGGCGACCGCGTTCTGTGCACCGCTGGTGTACTACGAGGCCAGCCTGAGTAGCGGCAGCGAAGGCGATGCGCACCTGCTGGCCATCGATACCCATCAGCCACTGGTGAACTGGCGCCTGCTGCGACAGCTATTGGTAGAGGGTGACAACACCACGCTCGATGATCTGCCGCTGACCGATGCGCCCATCGACGCCCATGTGCTCGGTGATCTGCTGAACTGGGTCAAACAGCGCACCCAGGTGGCCGACGTGCTCGCCGCCAGCGGCTTCCCGGCCCTGGAAAGCCAGGACGCGCTAGACAAGGCGTTGCGCCGCCGCAGCCTGTCGCTGCGGGCCGCTGCCCTGGTGGCACTGGTACCGCGAGGCAGTGGTAGCCGTGGCATCGTCCATGAGTTGCAGCAGTTGCAGGCTACGTGCGACTGGTCGGCGCCCTTGCGCCAACTGCTCGGCGAGCCCCTGCCGGCCTCGCCCCAGGGCGCCAGCACGCCCCACGCCCTGCCGGCCCAGCTCAGCGCTGCACAGAGCCGGGCACTGGCCAACGCCGCGCGCTACCCGCTCAGCCAGATATCCGGCCCGCCCGGCACCGGCAAGAGCTACACCCTGGCGGCGCTGGCCCTGGATCGCTACCTGCATGGCGAGTCGGTGCTGCTGGTCAGCCGCAGCGAACAGGCGGTGCGGGTCATCGGCCAGAAACTGCGCGAGGATTTCGGCCTGCGTGATGCGGTACTCGAGAGCGGTAGCGGCAGCCTCCAGCAAACGCTGCGTGACCGTCTTGCCAGTCTGCTGCAGGGGGAATCGACGAGCGTCGAGGCGCCTGCCGAACAGCAGCAGGAACAGGCACTGCGCGAGCTGATCGACGAAGAGCGGCGCCTGGCCGAAGCCCTTGGCAAGCGCAACCGACAGGCCCTGCGCTGGAGCCGGCTGATCCTGCGGGCCGACCGCGGTGCCTTGGGTTTCTGGCAGCGCCATCTGCTGCTGCCCTGGGTGCGCCGGCGCGTACGCGGCAGCGTGCGGCCCTGGGTGCTGCTCGATGAATTGCGCGAATGCCAGCAGCGCCGCGAGCAGTTGAGCCGCGATTATCTCAACACCCGACGCGCTTCGCGGCTGCAGCGCCTGCTGGCCGCCGACCGGCAGCTGTTCGTGCAGTACAACCAGGCGATTCGTGCACGTCAGTCGCAACGCCAGCTGGCGCTGTTCGAAGACATCGACCCGCAGCGCCTGCTGGCTGCCTTCCCGATCTGGGTGGTGACCCTGGAGGAACTTCACAAGCTGCTGCCACTGCGCGCCGGTCTGTTCGACGTGATGGTCATGGACGAAGCCACCCAGTGCGATATCGCCTCGGCGCTGCCGGCCTTCCAGCGCTGCCGCCGCGCGGTGATCACGGGCGATGCACGTCAGTTGCGCCACCTCTCGTTTCTGTCGCGCAGCCGCGAAGTGCAGCTGCTGCAGCGCAGCGGTCTGCCGGCCGATGAGCGCGAGCGCTGGAGCTACCGCGACAACAGCGTGCTGGATCTGGTCGGCCTGCACCTGCCGGAGCAAAACGCCCTGACCTTTCTCGACGAGCACTTTCGCAGCCGCCCGGCGTTGATTCGCTTCAGTAACCAGCGCTTCTACGACAACCGCCTGCGGGTGATGAAGGAGCGCCCGGGCCTGACCCACTGCGACAGCCTGCAGCTGCAGCGCCTGGCAGGTGAGCGGGCGCGCAATGGCGTCAACCAGGTGGAGCTCGAGCAGGTGCTGCAGCTGATCGACGCGCACATCGGCCGCTTCGCCGACAGCCCGGTCAAGCCGAGCATCGGCGTGGTGTCGCCGTTTCGCGATCAGGTCGAGGCCATCCGCCAGCGCATCGCCGGCCTCGACCTGCAGCGCCTGCGCGATTTTCGTGTGCTGGTGGATACGCCCTATGGCTTTCAGGGCGAGGAGCGCGACCTGATGATCATCAGCTTCGCCCTCGACGCCAGCGCCAGCCAGGCCGCGGTGTACCTGAACCGCCCGGACATGTTCAACGTCGCCATCACCCGTGCCCGCGAGCGCCAGGTGGCGCTGTTCAGCGGCGATGAGCGGCAGTTGGCGGAAGATCATCTCCTGCGTCGCTATCTGGAAAGCTTCGCCGAGCAGACGACGAGCGTGGCCGATCAAGCGGATCAGGACGAGTTCGAGCGCGCGCTGTGCAACGCACTGCAGGCCCAGGGTGTGGCCACCTGGACGCGCTATCCACTGGCCGGGCTGCTGCTGGACCTGTTCTGCCAGCGCGGTGACAAATGCCTGGCCATCGACCTGATCGGCTTTCCCGGCGAAGGCGAAGGCTTCCTCGAACTGGAGCGCTATCGGGTGCTGGCCCGCGCCGGCCTGGAAATCGTGCCGTTGAGCTACGCCCTGTGGAGCCAGGAGCCGGAGATGGCCCTGCAGGCCTTACTCAAGCGGCTCTAG
- a CDS encoding pilus assembly protein: MEQIFLAQTRRKQDLEWLQAALAGQGQVLNVGETLDEVLGLMDMTGSCLVFVGLSREGQTGQCALIEALLDMRPMVVVVALGDGLDNQLVLNAMRAGARDFIAYGSRSSEVLGLVRRLTQRLPQLPPSREQGELTLLYGVQPDADAALLAVHLALQVQARGQRTLYVDLGIPRGESLELFGMESSFCFGDALRHIRRLDSNLIESAFARHPDGLRVLPHGPDDDALERFSLGELFLLLGSLRQHFQHVLVNLCGQPDCDGLRSFVNHAQRLFWCVDQSVPNCRRNLALLSLWRSKGIKLDHARLLVDRYQPAVAPGLPELSKTFALPLEAGLPLSPVTRLKAKNQGAPLFEFAPRDGLTQGLLTLANGLFEPRRGGAGQWWRRLLRSN; encoded by the coding sequence ATGGAGCAGATTTTCCTCGCACAGACCCGCCGCAAGCAGGACCTGGAATGGCTGCAGGCGGCGCTGGCCGGTCAGGGCCAGGTGCTCAACGTGGGTGAAACCCTCGACGAGGTGCTGGGCCTGATGGACATGACCGGCAGCTGCCTGGTGTTCGTCGGCCTCAGCCGCGAGGGGCAGACCGGCCAGTGCGCGCTGATCGAAGCGCTGCTCGACATGCGCCCGATGGTGGTGGTGGTGGCCCTCGGCGACGGCCTGGACAACCAGCTGGTGCTCAACGCCATGCGCGCCGGCGCGCGGGACTTCATCGCCTACGGCTCGCGCAGCAGCGAGGTGCTGGGGCTGGTGCGCCGCCTGACCCAGCGCCTGCCGCAGCTGCCACCGTCCCGCGAGCAGGGCGAGCTGACCCTGCTCTACGGGGTGCAGCCCGATGCCGATGCCGCGCTGCTGGCCGTGCACCTGGCGTTGCAGGTCCAGGCCCGCGGCCAGCGCACGCTGTACGTCGACCTGGGCATCCCCCGTGGCGAAAGCCTGGAGCTGTTCGGCATGGAGTCGTCGTTCTGCTTTGGCGATGCGCTGCGGCATATACGCCGTCTGGATTCGAACCTGATCGAAAGCGCCTTCGCCCGTCATCCCGATGGCCTGCGCGTGCTGCCCCATGGCCCGGATGACGACGCCCTGGAGCGCTTCAGCCTGGGCGAGCTGTTCCTGCTGCTGGGCAGCCTGCGTCAGCATTTCCAGCATGTGCTGGTGAACCTGTGCGGCCAGCCGGACTGCGACGGCCTGCGCTCCTTCGTCAACCATGCCCAGCGGCTGTTCTGGTGCGTCGACCAGAGCGTGCCCAATTGCCGGCGCAACCTGGCGCTGCTGAGCCTGTGGCGCAGCAAGGGCATCAAGCTCGATCACGCGCGGCTGCTGGTCGACCGTTACCAACCGGCGGTGGCGCCCGGTCTGCCGGAGCTGAGCAAGACTTTCGCGCTGCCGCTCGAGGCCGGTCTGCCGCTCAGCCCGGTCACCCGGCTCAAGGCCAAGAATCAGGGCGCGCCGCTGTTCGAGTTCGCCCCCCGTGACGGCCTGACCCAGGGCCTGCTGACACTGGCCAACGGCCTGTTCGAGCCGCGCCGCGGCGGAGCCGGGCAGTGGTGGCGACGCCTGTTGAGGAGCAACTAA